Proteins found in one Sorghum bicolor cultivar BTx623 chromosome 1, Sorghum_bicolor_NCBIv3, whole genome shotgun sequence genomic segment:
- the LOC8059233 gene encoding subtilisin-like protease SBT5.3, with protein sequence MARRRQRSLLLVAVVQFLSLCVAEWHLHLVEAYKKSYIVYLGAHSYGRDASAEEHARATQSHHHLLASILGGDDETARQSIFYSYTKSTLNGFAAHLEESVAQQIQEHPEVVAVVESKMLQLHTTRSWDFMDLERDGHVLPGSIWNHAKFGQDVIIASLDSGVWPESHSFADDGGDLAEAVPARWKGTCQDTVKYGVACNRKLIGARFFNRDMLLSNPSVVGANWTRDTEGHGTHTLSTAAGSFVPRASLFGYANGTAKGGAPRARVAAYKVCWSGECAAADVLAGFESAIHDGADVISVSFGQDAPLADDAKSLFQEPVTLGSLHAAVHGVSVVCSAGNSGPYDNTIVNAAPWVTTVAATTVDRDFPNVLTLGNSVRLKGMSLESTTLHSNTLYPMVDAARAASATSNTYDASSCALGTLDPAAVKGKIVVCRRGGGGGGGGGQVSRVTKGMAVLDAGGAGMILANDRMDGEDIVADAHVLPATMITYSEAVSLYAYMASTANPVANISPSKTEVGVKNSPSVAGFSSRGPSGTLPYVLKPDIAAPGVDILAAFTEYVGPTELASDKRRSEYAILSGTSMSCPHVSGIIALLKAARPEWSPAAMRSAIMTTARTQDNSGAPIRDHDGREANAFAYGAGNVHPNRAVDPGLVYDATPDDYFTFLCSMGFSEADMKRLSAGKFACPAKVPAMEDLNYPSIVVPSLRGTQTVTRRVKNVGRPAKYLASWRAPVGITMEVKPTVLEFSKGVGEEEEFKVTVTSHKDKIGLGYVFGRLVWTDGTHYARSPVVVNALA encoded by the exons ATGGCGAGGAGGAGGCAGAGGTCGCTGCTCTTGGTCGCCGTCGTCCAGTTCCTGAGCCTGTGCGTGGCCGAGTGGCATCTCCATCTCGTGGAAGCGTACAAGAAG TCTTACATCGTGTATCTGGGAGCACATTCCTATGGCCGTGATGCGTCGGCGGAGGAGCATGCCCGCGCCACCCAGTCTCACCATCACCTCCTTGCATCCATcctcggcggcgacgacgagacGGCGCGGCAGTCCATCTTCTACTCCTACACCAAGAGCACCCTGAATGGGTTCGCGGCGCACCTGGAGGAGTCGGTCGCCCAGCAGATCCAGGAGCACCccgaggtggtggcggtggtggagaGCAAGATGCTCCAGCTGCACACCACCCGCTCCTGGGACTTCATGGACCTGGAGCGCGACGGCCATGTCCTCCCGGGCTCCATCTGGAACCACGCCAAGTTCGGGCAGGACGTGATCATCGCCAGCCTCGACAGCGGCGTGTGGCCCGAGTCCCACAGCTTcgccgacgacggcggcgacctGGCCGAGGCCGTTCCCGCCCGCTGGAAGGGCACCTGCCAGGACACCGTCAAGTACGGCGTCGCCTGCAACCGCAAGCTCATCGGCGCCAGGTTCTTCAACAGGGACATGCTGCTCAGCAACCCCTCCGTGGTGGGCGCCAACTGGACGCGCGACACCGAGGGCCACGGCACCCACACGCTCTCCACCGCCGCCGGCAGCTTCGTGCCCCGCGCCAGCCTCTTCGGCTACGCCAACGGCACCGCCAAGGGCGGCGCGCCGCGGGCGCGCGTCGCCGCCTACAAGGTCTGCTGGTCGGGCGAgtgcgccgccgccgacgtcctcGCCGGATTCGAGTCCGCCATCCACGACGGCGCCGACGTCATCTCCGTCTCCTTCGGCCAGGACGCGCCCCTCGCCGACGACGCCAAGTCCCTCTTCCAGGAGCCCGTCACTCTCGGCTCCCTCCACGCCGCCGTCCACGGCGTCTCCGTCGTCTGCTCCGCCGGCAACTCCGGCCCCTACGACAACACCATCGTCAACGCCGCGCCCTGGGTCACCACCGTCGCCGCCACCACCGTCGACAGGGACTTCCCCAACGTCCTCACCCTCGGCAACAGCGTGCGCCTCAAGGGGATGAGCCTCGAGTCCACCACGCTGCACTCCAACACGCTCTACCCGATGGTCGacgccgcgcgcgccgccaGCGCCACCTCCAACACGTACGACGCCTCCAGCTGCGCGCTCGGCACCCTCGACCCCGCCGCCGTCAAGGGCAAGATCGTCGTGTGccgccgtggcggcggcggaggcggaggcggaggccaaGTCTCCCGGGTCACCAAGGGGATGGCCGTGCTCGACGCGGGTGGTGCCGGGATGATCCTCGCCAACGACAGGATGGACGGCGAGGACATCGTCGCCGACGCGCACGTGCTCCCGGCCACCATGATCACCTACAGCGAGGCCGTCTCCCTGTACGCCTACATGGCGTCCACGGCCAACCCCGTCGCCAACATCTCGCCCTCCAAGACGGAGGTCGGCGTCAAGAACTCGCCGTCCGTGGCGGGATTCTCCTCCCGCGGGCCCAGCGGGACTCTCCCCTACGTCCTCAAGCCCGACATCGCCGCGCCGGGGGTCGACATCCTGGCCGCCTTCACCGAGTACGTCGGCCCCACGGAGCTCGCCTCCGACAAGCGCCGCTCCGAGTACGCCATCCTGTCCGGCACCTCCATGTCCTGCCCTCACGTCTCCGGCATCATCGCGCTCCTCAAGGCGGCGCGCCCGGAGTGGAGCCCCGCCGCGATGCGCTCCGCGATCATGACCACGGCGCGCACCCAGGACAACTCGGGGGCGCCCATCCGCGACCACGACGGCAGGGAGGCCAACGCCTTCGCCTACGGCGCCGGCAACGTGCACCCCAACCGCGCCGTCGACCCGGGCCTCGTGTACGACGCCACCCCCGACGACTACTTCACCTTCCTCTGCTCCATGGGCTTCTCCGAGGCAGACATGAAGCGCCTCAGCGCCGGCAAGTTCGCGTGCCCGGCTAAGGTGCCCGCCATGGAGGACCTCAACTACCCGTCCATCGTGGTGCCGTCGCTGCGCGGCACGCAGACGGTGACGCGGCGGGTCAAGAACGTCGGCCGCCCGGCCAAGTACCTGGCGTCCTGGCGCGCCCCGGTCGGGATCACCATGGAGGTCAAGCCGACGGTGCTCGAGTTCAGCAAGGGggtcggcgaggaggaggagttcaAGGTGACGGTCACGTCGCACAAGGACAAGATCGGGCTGGGCTACGTCTTTGGGAGGCTCGTCTGGACAGACGGGACCCACTATGCCAGAAGCCCCGTCGTCGTCAACGCACTCGCGTGA